In one Nicotiana sylvestris chromosome 8, ASM39365v2, whole genome shotgun sequence genomic region, the following are encoded:
- the LOC104231489 gene encoding uncharacterized protein, which translates to MDTTKKKEKKKEVIRLERESVIPVLKSRLIMTLANLIEHNSDRDEFLKLSKRVEYTIRAWYLIQFEDLMQLYALFDPVHGAQNLEQQKFSDDDIDVLEQNFLRYLFQIMDKSNFKIATDEELEIANSGQYLLNLPITVDESKLDTKLLSKYFANHHHDEKLPEFADKYVIFRRGIGIDRTTDWFIMEKIDMIITRTWKWLLKKTGGDKYFRRKINKKKKPLKKRIPSEEEQDFYVERIRIQNMELTVPNVLGKITIQEPTFERIIVVYRRASEDEEKPDRGIYVKHLKNIPMADLEIVLPEKKNPSLTPMDWVQFIASAIVGLFAVVTSLDMPEADLWVLFAILSTIIGYCAKIYFTFQQNMAQYQNLITQSMYDKQLDSGRGTLLHLCDDVIQQEVKEVIISYFILMEQGKATLLDLDQRCEELIKERFGISCNFDVDDAVQKLEKLGIVSKDEIGRYFCIGLKRANEIIGTTTEELVLKARQGQGQPAIT; encoded by the coding sequence ATGGATACTacgaagaaaaaagagaagaagaaggaagTGATACGATTAGAACGAGAATCTGTTATTCCAGTTCTTAAATCCAGGCTAATTATGACATTAGCCAATTTAATCGAACATAATTCAGATCGCGATGAATTTCTCAAGCTATCCAAAAGGGTTGAGTACACAATTCGTGCGTGGTACCTTATACAATTTGAAGATTTAATGCAATTATACGCGTTATTTGATCCTGTTCATGGTGCTCAAAATCTCGAGCAACAAAAATTCTCAGATGATGATATCGACGTACTTGAACAAAATTTCTTGAGATATTTATTCCAAATTATGGACAAGAGTAACTTCAAAATCGCCACAGATGAAGAGCTAGAAATTGCGAATTCAGGGCAATATTTGTTAAATCTACCAATAACGGTTGATGAATCTAAGCTTGATACTAAGTTATTGTCAAAATATTTTGCTAATCATCACCACGATGAAAAACTCCCTGAGTTTGCTGATAAATATGTAATTTTTCGTCGTGGCATTGGAATTGACAGGACGACAGATTGGTTTATTATGGAAAAAATTGACATGATAATTACGCGTACATGGAAATGGCTATTGAAAAAAACAGGTGGTGATAAATATTTTCGAAGAAAAATTAATAAGAAAAAGAAACCGCTGAAGAAAAGAATCCCTTCTGAAGAAGAACAAGATTTTTACGTTGAACGAATTCGAATTCAGAATATGGAACTTACTGTCCCaaatgtattgggaaaaattacaaTTCAAGAACCAACATTTGAAAGGATAATCGTGGTGTACAGACGAGCTAGTGAAGACGAAGAAAAACCCGATAGAGGAATTTATGTGAAGCATTTGAAAAATATACCAATGGCTGATTTAGAAATTGTTTTACCTGAGAAAAAGAATCCAAGTTTAACACCAATGGATTGGGTACAATTTATTGCATCTGCAATTGTTGGTCTTTTTGCAGTTGTGACCTCTCTTGACATGCCAGAAGCTGATTTATGGGTCCTTTTTGCAATTTTATCCACAATAATTGGCTATTGTGCAAAAATTTACTTCACATTTCAACAGAATATGGCTCAGTATCAGAATTTAATCACACAATCAATGTATGATAAACAATTAGACAGTGGACGTGGTACACTTCTACATTTGTGTGATGACGTTATACAACAAGAAGTTAAAGAAgtaattatttcatattttatatTAATGGAACAAGGGAAAGCTACATTATTGGATCTTGATCAAAGATGTGAggaattaattaaggaaagattTGGAATAAGCTGTAATTTTGATGTAGATGATGCAGTTCAAAAGTTAGAGAAATTAGGAATTGTTTCAAAGGATGAAATTGGAAGGTATTTTTGTATTGGTCTTAAAAGGGCTAATGAGATTATTGGGACAACTACTGAAGAACTTGTTCTTAAAGCAAGACAAGGTCAAGGTCAACCTGCAATTACTTAA